A window from Frischella perrara encodes these proteins:
- the sfsA gene encoding DNA/RNA nuclease SfsA, whose amino-acid sequence MYFPTHLQSAILIKRYKRFLADVKLDNGEIITIHCANTGAMTGCANEGDIVWFSISNNTKRKYPLSWELTQTHQNDWICVNTIRANQIVKEAIVNNELEEFLYYNDIKSEVKYGLENSRIDLLLTNLDQNACYIEVKSVTFCNPINKFGYFPDAITNRGQKHLRELINIVNQGKQAVVFFLVLHTGIDYFSPANNIDPIYSSLLKQAHQCGVKLLCYKTDISTKGIRITEKIPIIFND is encoded by the coding sequence GTGTATTTTCCAACCCATTTACAATCTGCAATATTAATAAAACGATATAAACGTTTCTTAGCTGATGTAAAACTTGATAATGGTGAAATTATAACTATTCATTGTGCAAATACAGGGGCAATGACAGGTTGTGCAAATGAGGGAGATATTGTCTGGTTTTCTATATCCAACAACACAAAACGCAAATATCCTTTGAGCTGGGAATTAACACAGACTCACCAAAATGATTGGATTTGTGTTAACACAATTAGAGCAAATCAAATTGTAAAGGAAGCTATCGTAAATAATGAATTAGAGGAATTCTTATACTACAATGATATTAAAAGTGAAGTAAAATATGGATTAGAAAACAGTCGAATTGACCTTCTATTAACAAATCTAGACCAAAATGCGTGTTATATTGAAGTAAAATCAGTAACTTTTTGTAACCCGATTAATAAATTTGGTTATTTCCCAGATGCAATAACTAATCGAGGTCAAAAACATCTTCGTGAATTAATTAATATTGTCAATCAAGGAAAACAAGCTGTCGTTTTTTTCCTAGTCTTACATACTGGGATAGATTATTTTTCTCCTGCAAATAATATTGATCCTATTTATAGCAGTCTTCTTAAACAAGCTCATCAATGTGGCGTTAAGTTATTGTGCTATAAAACAGATATATCAACAAAAGGAATTAGAATTACTGAAAAAATTCCTATTATATTTAATGATTAA
- the mrcB gene encoding bifunctional glycosyl transferase/transpeptidase: protein MAKRTKTIRKTKQNSKINKKKPQNKKRSFVLFLLKIILIFAVIIAVYGIYLDQQIKEKIDGNVWQLPAAVYGKIIKLEPNDCYNQNEIITLLVSSQYRQVRMTTKPGEFVVNRNYIEIYRRPFSFPDIEESAFRVKIIFNQDRITNIINSDNGMPIAMLRIDPKLITFLHSPNNEQRLFVPLKDFPESLIQILIATEDKRFYQHDGISFYSTLRALYANIVSGKTIQGGSTLTQQLVKNLFLTNERSYMRKIREAYMALILDSRYSKERILELYLNEVYLGQDADQEIHGFPLASIYYFGRPVNELTLDQQALLVGMVKGASYYNPWTKPERVIERRNIVLKLIEEQNIIDEELYQLLSQRSIAVLPKGGIISPQPAFIQLVKKALREQLGKYANNLSGMKIFTTFDPITQQAAELAMTKEISSLQKVTNKPDLQVAMVIVDRQTGEVRSLIGGNDPQYAGYNRALFARRPIGSLAKPPTYLTALSEPNRYQLNTLLDDKPLSVKIDNHTVWRPNNFDKQFRNKVMLIDALAKSLNIPSVNLGMSVGLNKTKKTLIALGVPVAEIKAVPSRFLGALELTPLETAQMYQVISNSGRKVPLSTLVAVLSDKGEMIYQNHSSATQVVPAQAAYLTTYAMQKVVESGTAKRLHINYSSLHLAGKTGTTNDLRDSWFVGVDGQNVTVIWIGLDDHKSMQLTGASGALKIYQEYLRFHLPRSLYQDEITNIKMIAIDKEGKRLCKGNGIAFMPIWITSNEPLCHDGN, encoded by the coding sequence TTGGCTAAAAGAACTAAAACCATACGCAAAACGAAACAAAATTCTAAAATAAATAAAAAAAAGCCTCAAAATAAAAAAAGAAGTTTTGTATTGTTTTTGTTGAAAATTATACTTATATTCGCAGTAATTATTGCTGTATATGGTATTTATTTGGATCAACAAATTAAAGAAAAAATAGATGGAAATGTTTGGCAATTACCAGCAGCTGTATACGGGAAAATTATTAAATTAGAACCGAATGATTGCTATAATCAAAATGAAATTATTACATTATTAGTTAGTTCACAATATCGACAAGTTCGTATGACAACTAAACCAGGTGAATTTGTTGTAAATCGAAATTATATTGAAATCTATCGCAGACCTTTTTCTTTCCCAGATATTGAAGAATCAGCTTTTCGAGTTAAAATTATTTTTAATCAGGATCGCATTACAAACATCATCAACAGCGATAATGGAATGCCAATTGCTATGTTAAGAATTGATCCTAAGTTGATTACTTTTTTGCATTCACCAAATAATGAACAACGGCTATTCGTGCCACTAAAAGATTTTCCTGAATCGTTAATTCAAATATTAATTGCTACAGAAGACAAACGCTTTTATCAACATGATGGTATAAGTTTTTATTCTACCTTGCGTGCATTATATGCCAATATTGTTTCAGGAAAAACTATCCAGGGAGGAAGTACTTTAACTCAACAGTTAGTTAAAAATCTATTTTTAACTAATGAACGTTCTTATATGCGTAAAATCCGTGAGGCTTACATGGCATTAATTCTGGATTCTCGATATAGTAAGGAACGCATTTTAGAACTATATCTTAATGAGGTTTATTTAGGACAAGATGCCGATCAAGAGATCCATGGTTTTCCGCTAGCAAGTATTTATTATTTTGGCCGTCCTGTTAATGAATTAACCTTAGATCAACAAGCATTATTAGTTGGTATGGTTAAAGGTGCTTCTTACTATAATCCATGGACAAAACCAGAAAGGGTGATAGAACGTCGTAATATTGTTTTAAAATTAATTGAAGAACAGAATATTATTGATGAAGAATTATATCAATTACTTAGTCAACGTTCTATAGCTGTATTACCAAAAGGCGGTATTATTTCTCCGCAACCAGCTTTTATACAATTAGTAAAAAAAGCATTACGTGAACAATTGGGTAAATATGCTAATAATCTATCTGGGATGAAAATTTTCACTACTTTTGATCCCATAACCCAGCAAGCTGCCGAACTTGCAATGACTAAAGAAATTTCAAGTTTACAAAAAGTAACAAATAAACCAGATCTACAAGTTGCTATGGTCATTGTTGATCGTCAAACAGGTGAAGTTAGATCTTTAATTGGCGGTAATGATCCACAATATGCAGGATATAATCGAGCATTATTTGCTAGAAGACCAATTGGCTCACTAGCTAAGCCACCTACTTATTTAACGGCTTTGAGTGAACCAAACCGTTATCAACTTAATACTTTACTAGATGATAAACCTTTAAGCGTAAAAATTGATAACCATACTGTTTGGCGACCCAATAATTTTGATAAACAATTTAGAAATAAAGTGATGCTCATTGATGCATTAGCTAAATCGTTAAATATTCCTTCTGTCAATTTAGGAATGTCTGTCGGATTAAATAAAACGAAAAAAACGTTAATTGCTCTTGGTGTACCCGTTGCCGAAATAAAAGCGGTACCCTCGCGTTTTTTAGGTGCATTGGAACTAACCCCGCTTGAAACTGCTCAAATGTATCAGGTTATTAGTAATTCTGGTAGAAAAGTTCCTTTATCTACATTAGTTGCTGTTTTATCAGATAAAGGGGAAATGATATACCAAAATCACTCTAGTGCTACTCAAGTTGTTCCTGCACAGGCGGCTTATTTAACGACTTATGCAATGCAGAAAGTGGTTGAATCAGGCACCGCGAAAAGACTTCATATTAACTATTCCTCATTGCATTTAGCGGGTAAAACCGGAACAACAAATGATCTACGTGATAGTTGGTTTGTTGGTGTTGATGGTCAAAATGTTACTGTAATCTGGATAGGACTTGATGATCATAAATCTATGCAATTAACGGGTGCTTCTGGCGCATTAAAAATTTATCAGGAATATTTGCGTTTTCATTTGCCACGATCTTTATATCAAGATGAAATAACAAACATTAAAATGATAGCTATTGATAAAGAGGGGAAACGGCTATGTAAGGGGAATGGAATAGCATTTATGCCTATTTGGATAACAAGTAATGAGCCATTGTGTCATGATGGAAATTAA
- the yceD gene encoding 23S rRNA accumulation protein YceD, giving the protein MQNRLPLTIDPIKAAQKRLDYTGVYLAKNACRLAESVEHVNSDISCSLSFGYDAQKLCVITITAEVEVTLICQRCQQPFIIPIHIENKFSPVRSDSQAEALPEYYEPAMLNEFGEVDILALVEDEIILSLPIAPVHDSKHCEVSEADLVFGEIPTKEDKPNPFAILASLKNKP; this is encoded by the coding sequence ATGCAAAATAGATTGCCTTTAACCATTGACCCGATTAAAGCGGCTCAAAAAAGATTAGATTATACGGGTGTATATCTAGCTAAAAATGCTTGTCGCTTAGCTGAGTCAGTTGAACATGTGAACAGTGATATTAGTTGTTCGTTATCATTTGGATATGATGCTCAAAAGCTTTGTGTGATTACAATTACTGCAGAGGTTGAGGTCACCTTGATTTGCCAGAGATGTCAGCAACCTTTTATAATTCCTATTCACATTGAAAATAAATTTAGCCCTGTCAGAAGTGATTCTCAGGCAGAGGCATTACCGGAATATTATGAACCTGCCATGCTTAATGAGTTTGGTGAAGTTGATATATTAGCCTTGGTAGAAGATGAAATCATTCTTAGTTTACCTATAGCGCCGGTACATGATAGTAAACACTGCGAAGTGTCAGAAGCAGATTTAGTATTTGGTGAAATTCCTACTAAAGAAGATAAACCAAATCCGTTTGCAATTTTAGCCAGTTTGAAAAATAAGCCCTAA
- the rpmF gene encoding 50S ribosomal protein L32 — protein sequence MAVQQNRKTRAKRGMRRAHDALTVANISVDESGKTHLRHHVTADGYYRGRKVVNK from the coding sequence ATGGCCGTTCAACAGAATCGTAAAACTCGTGCAAAACGTGGTATGCGTCGTGCACATGATGCATTAACTGTCGCTAATATTTCAGTTGATGAATCAGGAAAAACTCATTTACGTCATCACGTCACCGCTGACGGTTATTATCGTGGTCGTAAGGTTGTAAATAAATAG
- the plsX gene encoding phosphate acyltransferase PlsX: MDNLTIALDAMSGDFGPRVIVPAALQALDLHRNLHLILVGSSAEINIFLPNKHPRLTVIKSSSVIPNDMKPSLAIRRSQGSSMRMALELVNSKEAQACVSAGNTGALMGLSKLLLHSISGIKRPALVATLPTIKDGNTVILDLGANIESDSEMLVQFAIMGSILANTVLNIVNPRVALLNIGKEDIKGLERIRVAANKLKTNHYFNFVGYLEGDELLSGKTDVLVCDGFTGNVTLKTVEGLIKIFLSSNQLMTKNKSIFARLTRYWMQKKMMNYFGHLDPNHYNGACLLGLQSIVIKSHGAASQSSFLAAIEHAILAIENNLPERIASSLSSILPKSEKN; encoded by the coding sequence TTGGATAATCTAACCATTGCGTTAGATGCTATGAGCGGGGACTTTGGTCCTCGTGTCATTGTTCCTGCCGCTCTTCAAGCACTTGATCTTCATCGGAATTTACATTTAATTTTAGTTGGTAGTTCAGCTGAAATTAACATTTTTTTGCCCAATAAACACCCTCGCTTAACCGTTATTAAATCATCATCCGTTATACCTAATGATATGAAACCATCTTTAGCCATCAGACGTAGTCAAGGAAGTTCCATGCGCATGGCTTTAGAGTTAGTTAATTCAAAAGAAGCACAGGCATGTGTAAGTGCGGGTAATACAGGTGCTTTAATGGGATTATCAAAATTATTACTTCATTCTATTTCAGGAATTAAACGTCCTGCGCTGGTTGCAACTTTACCTACCATCAAGGATGGTAATACAGTTATTTTAGATCTAGGGGCTAATATAGAAAGTGATAGTGAGATGTTGGTTCAATTTGCTATTATGGGATCTATTTTAGCTAATACTGTCCTAAATATTGTTAATCCTAGAGTAGCTTTATTAAATATAGGTAAAGAAGATATTAAAGGATTAGAGAGAATTCGTGTTGCAGCAAACAAATTAAAAACTAATCACTATTTTAATTTTGTTGGCTATTTAGAAGGAGATGAACTGTTAAGTGGTAAAACTGATGTTTTAGTGTGTGATGGTTTTACAGGAAATGTTACACTAAAAACTGTTGAGGGTTTGATAAAAATCTTTTTATCATCAAATCAGTTAATGACTAAAAACAAATCTATTTTTGCTAGATTAACTCGGTATTGGATGCAAAAAAAGATGATGAATTATTTTGGTCATTTGGATCCAAATCATTATAATGGTGCCTGTTTGCTTGGTTTGCAAAGTATTGTAATAAAAAGTCATGGTGCCGCAAGCCAAAGTTCGTTTCTTGCTGCAATTGAACATGCCATATTAGCGATTGAAAATAATCTACCGGAAAGAATAGCGTCAAGCCTTTCTTCTATACTACCTAAGAGTGAAAAGAATTAA
- a CDS encoding beta-ketoacyl-ACP synthase III gives MFTKILGTGSYLPTQIRTNGDLEKMVDTSDEWITTRTGIKERRIAASDETVTSMAYEAACRAIEMAQIEKNDIGLIIVATATSVNAFPSTATELQAKLDLSDLIAFDVSAACSGFIYALDIADKYVKTGVVKYALVVGADMLTRGVDPKDRGTIIIFGDGAGAVVIGASEEPGIIASRLHADGKYGDLLKYPNVDRRKLDDPAYMVMHGNEVFKVAVRELSNLVDEILTENNIDKSELDWLVPHQANLRIISATAKRLDMDMSKVIVTLDKQGNTSAASVPCALDIGVRDGRIKRGQLLLLEAFGGGFVWGSILARF, from the coding sequence ATGTTTACTAAAATTTTAGGCACAGGGAGTTATCTTCCTACGCAAATCAGAACCAACGGTGATCTTGAAAAAATGGTTGATACTAGTGATGAATGGATAACCACTAGAACTGGTATTAAAGAAAGACGCATCGCCGCTTCTGATGAAACTGTAACTTCAATGGCATATGAAGCTGCTTGCCGTGCAATAGAAATGGCGCAGATTGAAAAAAATGATATTGGTTTAATTATTGTTGCAACAGCAACTTCTGTTAATGCTTTTCCTAGTACTGCCACCGAGTTACAAGCAAAATTAGATTTATCTGATTTAATTGCATTTGATGTTTCCGCTGCATGCTCAGGATTTATCTATGCTTTAGACATTGCCGATAAATATGTTAAAACCGGCGTAGTAAAGTATGCACTTGTTGTTGGTGCTGATATGTTAACTCGTGGCGTAGATCCAAAAGATCGAGGAACAATTATTATTTTTGGTGATGGAGCTGGAGCTGTGGTAATTGGTGCTTCAGAGGAACCTGGAATTATTGCTTCTCGTCTGCATGCTGATGGTAAATATGGCGATTTGCTTAAATATCCAAATGTTGATCGTCGTAAATTGGATGATCCTGCATACATGGTTATGCATGGAAATGAAGTATTTAAAGTCGCGGTAAGAGAATTATCAAATTTAGTTGATGAAATTTTAACAGAAAATAATATTGATAAATCAGAGCTAGACTGGTTAGTACCTCACCAAGCAAATTTACGTATAATCTCAGCGACAGCTAAAAGATTGGATATGGACATGTCAAAGGTTATTGTCACTCTAGATAAACAAGGTAATACCTCAGCCGCATCAGTGCCTTGTGCGCTTGATATTGGTGTTAGAGATGGACGAATTAAACGTGGTCAATTGCTATTATTAGAAGCTTTTGGCGGAGGGTTTGTTTGGGGATCAATTTTAGCCCGATTCTAA
- the fabD gene encoding ACP S-malonyltransferase produces the protein MTKFAMVFPGQGSQEIGMLKELSEVYPIVQEIFSEASSVLGYDLWNLVQEGSAEKLGQTWITQPALLAASVAIFKVWQQKEGAKPDFMAGHSLGEYSALVCAGVIEFRDAIKLVELRGKLMQEAVPVGTGAMYAIIGLDNDVVVKACKEAAQGQVVSPVNFNSPGQVVIAGNKEAVERAAILCKEAGAKRALPLAVSVPSHCELMKPAADKLAEKLKTISFQEPQYSVINNVDVKIETSAQAIKDALIAQLYSPVRWTEIVEFMANQGTTLLVEMGPGKVLTGLTKRIIKTLSGCSVNDPTSLDVALESVK, from the coding sequence ATGACTAAATTTGCAATGGTATTTCCCGGCCAAGGGTCACAAGAAATTGGTATGCTAAAAGAATTAAGTGAAGTGTATCCAATTGTTCAAGAAATATTTTCTGAAGCATCTTCCGTTCTCGGTTATGATCTCTGGAACCTTGTGCAAGAGGGTTCTGCTGAAAAATTAGGACAAACTTGGATTACACAACCTGCTTTATTGGCAGCATCTGTAGCAATTTTCAAAGTATGGCAACAAAAAGAAGGTGCGAAACCTGATTTTATGGCTGGACACAGCTTAGGTGAGTATTCTGCATTAGTTTGTGCAGGTGTAATAGAATTCCGTGATGCAATTAAATTAGTCGAATTGCGCGGTAAATTAATGCAGGAAGCTGTACCGGTTGGTACGGGTGCGATGTATGCTATAATCGGTTTAGATAATGATGTAGTTGTAAAAGCTTGTAAAGAAGCTGCACAAGGTCAAGTTGTTTCACCAGTGAATTTTAATTCGCCAGGTCAGGTTGTTATTGCCGGTAACAAAGAAGCGGTAGAACGCGCTGCTATATTATGTAAAGAAGCTGGAGCAAAACGAGCATTACCGTTAGCTGTAAGCGTTCCATCCCATTGTGAACTTATGAAACCAGCAGCAGATAAACTGGCTGAAAAATTAAAAACTATTTCATTCCAAGAACCTCAATATTCTGTTATTAACAATGTAGATGTTAAAATAGAAACAAGTGCACAAGCTATTAAGGATGCATTAATTGCTCAGTTATATAGTCCTGTCCGTTGGACAGAAATCGTAGAGTTTATGGCTAATCAAGGTACAACATTACTTGTAGAAATGGGACCTGGAAAAGTTTTAACTGGTTTAACTAAACGTATTATTAAAACTCTATCAGGTTGTTCTGTCAATGATCCTACTTCATTAGATGTTGCATTAGAGAGTGTAAAATAA
- the fabG gene encoding 3-oxoacyl-ACP reductase FabG yields the protein MKLAGKIALVTGASRGIGRAIAEKLVKNGATVIGTATTEKGAEAISQYLGANGKGFLLNVTDEKSIDSVIDAVKSQFGDIDILVNNAGITRDNLLMRMKENEWQDILDTNLTSVFRVSKALLRTMMKKRYGRIVTIGSVVGTMGNAGQANYSAAKAGLIGFSKSLAREVASRGITVNVVAPGFIETDMTRALSDEQRTAILSQVPANRLGEPEEIANAVAFLVSDDAAYITGETLHINGGMYMV from the coding sequence ATGAAGTTAGCAGGAAAAATAGCTCTAGTAACGGGCGCTAGTCGCGGAATTGGTCGCGCAATCGCTGAAAAATTAGTTAAAAATGGTGCTACTGTTATTGGTACCGCAACAACAGAAAAAGGCGCTGAAGCTATTAGCCAATATCTTGGTGCAAATGGTAAAGGTTTCTTACTTAATGTTACTGATGAAAAATCCATAGATTCAGTCATTGATGCTGTTAAATCACAATTTGGCGATATTGATATTTTAGTCAATAATGCAGGAATTACTCGTGATAACCTTTTGATGCGTATGAAAGAAAATGAGTGGCAAGATATCCTAGATACAAATTTAACTTCAGTATTTCGCGTATCGAAAGCTTTATTACGTACAATGATGAAAAAACGTTATGGGCGAATTGTAACAATTGGCTCAGTAGTTGGAACAATGGGAAATGCTGGTCAGGCAAACTATTCAGCAGCCAAGGCTGGATTAATTGGTTTTAGTAAATCACTGGCACGTGAAGTTGCTTCACGCGGGATTACAGTAAATGTTGTTGCACCAGGTTTTATTGAAACTGATATGACTAGAGCACTATCTGATGAACAGCGTACAGCTATACTGTCCCAAGTTCCTGCTAATCGTCTAGGTGAACCAGAAGAAATTGCTAATGCTGTAGCTTTCCTTGTGTCGGATGATGCGGCATATATAACAGGTGAAACTTTGCATATCAATGGCGGAATGTATATGGTTTAA
- the acpP gene encoding acyl carrier protein: protein MSTIEERVKKIIVEQLGVKEDEVKNESSFVEDLGADSLDTVELVMALEEEFDTEIPDEEAEKITTVQSAIDYITANQ, encoded by the coding sequence ATGAGCACTATTGAAGAGCGCGTTAAGAAAATTATTGTTGAGCAACTAGGTGTTAAAGAAGATGAAGTGAAAAATGAATCTTCTTTCGTTGAAGATCTTGGTGCTGACTCTCTTGATACAGTTGAATTAGTTATGGCTTTGGAAGAAGAATTTGATACTGAAATTCCTGATGAAGAAGCAGAAAAAATCACAACTGTTCAATCAGCAATTGATTATATTACTGCAAATCAATAA
- the fabF gene encoding beta-ketoacyl-ACP synthase II, translated as MSKRRVVVTGMGLISPVGNTVESAWQSLLAGQSGVGLIEHFDTTPFATRFAAMVKDFNGEDYNITRKDARKMDYFIQYGIAAGVQAIKDAGIEITEENAKRIGCAIGSGIGGLGLIEENHSALIHGGPRKISPFFVPSTIVNMIAGHLSIIFGLKGPSITIATACSSGVHNIGHAARMIAYGDADGMLAGGGEKASTALGIGGFGAARALSTNNDNPQAASRPWDKDRDGFVLGDGAGILFLEEYEHAKKRGAKIYAELVGFGMSSDAYHMTSPPEDGSGAALAMECALRDAGITAEQVGYINAHGTSTPAGDKAETQAVKSVFKENSKKVMVSSTKSMIGHLLGAAGAVESIFTVLALQDQAIPPTINLDNPDEGCDLDYVPHTARQVKGLEYALCNSFGFGGTNGSVLFKKI; from the coding sequence ATGTCTAAACGCAGAGTTGTTGTGACTGGAATGGGGCTAATATCTCCAGTAGGTAATACCGTTGAATCAGCATGGCAATCATTGCTAGCAGGTCAAAGTGGAGTAGGACTTATTGAGCATTTTGATACAACCCCTTTCGCAACACGTTTTGCCGCTATGGTCAAAGATTTCAACGGCGAAGACTATAACATTACTCGTAAAGATGCCCGTAAAATGGATTATTTTATCCAATATGGTATCGCTGCCGGAGTGCAAGCTATTAAAGATGCTGGAATTGAAATAACCGAAGAAAATGCTAAGCGTATAGGATGTGCCATTGGCTCTGGTATTGGTGGATTAGGTTTAATTGAAGAAAACCATAGTGCACTAATTCATGGCGGTCCTCGTAAAATTAGCCCATTTTTCGTACCTTCGACAATCGTTAATATGATTGCTGGGCATTTATCAATTATTTTTGGATTAAAAGGTCCAAGTATTACTATAGCTACTGCTTGCTCATCAGGTGTGCATAATATTGGTCATGCTGCTCGTATGATTGCTTATGGTGATGCTGACGGTATGCTTGCCGGTGGCGGTGAAAAGGCAAGTACTGCATTAGGTATTGGTGGTTTCGGTGCAGCGCGTGCATTATCAACTAATAATGATAACCCTCAAGCCGCAAGTCGCCCGTGGGATAAAGATCGAGATGGTTTTGTATTAGGGGACGGTGCGGGTATTTTATTCTTAGAAGAATACGAACATGCCAAAAAACGCGGTGCTAAAATCTATGCTGAATTAGTTGGATTTGGAATGAGTAGCGATGCTTATCACATGACCTCTCCACCAGAAGATGGAAGTGGTGCGGCACTAGCAATGGAATGTGCTTTACGTGATGCTGGGATTACGGCTGAGCAAGTTGGTTATATTAATGCTCATGGTACTTCAACTCCAGCTGGAGACAAAGCAGAGACCCAAGCTGTTAAATCTGTATTTAAAGAAAATAGCAAGAAAGTTATGGTAAGTTCCACCAAGTCTATGATTGGTCATTTACTTGGCGCGGCAGGTGCAGTTGAGTCTATTTTCACTGTTCTCGCATTACAAGATCAGGCAATTCCACCAACTATCAATCTAGATAACCCAGATGAAGGTTGTGATCTAGATTATGTTCCACATACCGCACGTCAGGTGAAAGGTTTGGAATATGCGTTATGTAACTCTTTTGGATTCGGTGGAACCAATGGTTCTGTTTTATTCAAGAAGATTTAA
- a CDS encoding ABC transporter substrate-binding protein gives MFKNKKLILSGIAAIMLSITGCQTSNLITVESNNQSVVVPKSPKKIVVMNYGSLDTLDALGKGSLVVGTSLPVIPTYLQQYKNTNVADTGSMKAPNLETIKQLKPDLIIIDGRQASKYEELTKIAPVLNLSIDAKNYLQSTQEHINLLGELTNTQETANVLIQSLENKISQAQTEAQKSNKKAIVAIHNDGKVILINNSSSATLIHDVLNISRAVPLTQVIMNSKEKPKPTFIDNQYIATVKPDIVYIVDRSKAIGNQAMTNDYFDAKVLKKSKTKIVNLSADIWYLSGGGLESLDRQIDEVVDSLK, from the coding sequence ATGTTCAAGAATAAAAAACTCATTTTAAGTGGTATTGCTGCAATAATGCTAAGTATAACAGGATGTCAGACTTCAAACCTCATTACGGTAGAATCAAATAACCAATCGGTAGTCGTTCCAAAATCACCTAAGAAAATTGTTGTAATGAATTATGGCTCACTTGATACATTAGATGCGTTAGGAAAAGGTTCGCTTGTCGTTGGAACTTCACTTCCGGTTATTCCAACCTATTTACAACAATATAAGAATACTAATGTAGCCGATACTGGTAGTATGAAAGCGCCTAATCTTGAAACAATTAAACAATTAAAACCCGATTTAATTATTATTGATGGTCGTCAGGCAAGTAAATACGAAGAATTAACTAAAATAGCACCTGTACTTAATTTAAGCATAGATGCCAAAAACTATCTCCAATCAACGCAAGAGCATATCAATTTACTTGGTGAATTAACTAATACTCAGGAAACTGCTAATGTTTTAATTCAATCACTGGAAAACAAAATTAGTCAAGCTCAAACCGAAGCTCAAAAAAGTAATAAAAAAGCCATTGTTGCTATTCATAACGATGGTAAAGTAATACTAATTAATAATAGTTCAAGTGCAACATTAATTCATGATGTTTTAAATATATCGCGAGCGGTGCCTTTAACTCAAGTGATAATGAATAGCAAAGAAAAACCAAAACCAACATTTATTGATAATCAATATATTGCAACAGTTAAACCTGACATTGTTTATATCGTTGATCGCAGCAAAGCAATCGGTAATCAAGCGATGACAAATGATTACTTTGATGCCAAAGTTCTTAAGAAATCTAAAACTAAAATTGTGAATTTATCTGCTGATATTTGGTATTTATCTGGTGGCGGTTTAGAAAGTCTTGATCGTCAAATTGATGAAGTTGTTGATTCATTAAAATAA